A genomic region of Arachis stenosperma cultivar V10309 chromosome 9, arast.V10309.gnm1.PFL2, whole genome shotgun sequence contains the following coding sequences:
- the LOC130950397 gene encoding zinc finger BED domain-containing protein RICESLEEPER 3-like, with amino-acid sequence MLSVALKFKSVFAGYKKKEPHYSYELSENWRKVEKIYKFLKVFNLATHVISDSEYPIANLYLSKILRVKQVIDNAIEDRDSFMREMATSMKENFDKYWRECNMVMSLACVLDSMCKLHFSLIYKSEHVAAENVEKVKNTLQEMYDEYAEECHVQEKEAIHPTKSELEVYPDESAYIPEGNSKSFSALEWWKNNSLKFKILSKMAADILAIPVSTVASESSFGARGRVIDEYRSRLNQESIETLICGGDWLWNKYDLKKKPKVSCE; translated from the exons ATGTTATCTGTGGCTTTGAAGTTTAAATCTGTATTTGCTGGGTATAAGAAAAAAGAACCCCACTATAGTTATGAACTATCAGAGAATTGGAGAAAAGTTGAGAAgatttacaaatttttaaaagtttttaatcTTGCTACTCATGTCATTTCTGATAGTGAGTATCCTATTGCAAATTTGTACCTTTCTAAAATTTTGAGAGTGAAACAAGTAATTGATAATGCTATTGAAGATAGAGATTCCTTCATGAGAGAAATGGCAACCTCaatgaaagaaaattttgaCAAATATTGGAGAGAATGCAATATGGTAATGTCTCTTGCTTGTGTTTTGGATTCTATGTGCAAATtacatttttctttaatttacaAATCTGAGCATGTGGCTGCTGAAAATgttgaaaaagtgaagaatacATTGCAAGAAATGTATGATGAATATGCTGAAGAGTGTCATG TTCAAGAAAAAGAAGCCATTCATCCAACAAAATCAGAATTAGAAGTTTATCCTGATGAGAGTGCTTACATTCCTGAAGGCAATTCTAAGTCTTTTAGTGCTTTAGAGTGGTGGAAAAATAATAGCCTGAAATTCAAGATTTTATCTAAAATGGCAGCGGACATATTAGCAATTCCTGTCTCAACGGTGGCTTCAGAGTCTTCATTTGGTGCTAGAGGAAGAGTTATTGATGAATATCGTTCTCGACTAAATCAAGAGTCCATTGAAACTCTCATTTGTGGAGGAGATTGGCTTTGGAACAAGTATGATTTGAAGAAAAAACCAAAG GTATCATGTGAGTAG
- the LOC130951881 gene encoding mannose/glucose-specific lectin-like: MQLNKANSSDSFSFSFDNFNQEDGRNLIFQGDSTISPTKNTLHLTKVNSQGNPASNSLGRVLQSAELQLWDKPTNRLSEFDCQFSFLLKSPVSEPADGLTFFIAPSNTTVPALSPGALLGIFDAHSHLNPSLNQIVAVEFDTFSNYWDPSYPHIGIDVNTIQSVKTVQWERREGETVNVLVSYTSRSRKLEVIASYSNGQRFEVSHVVDLRDVLPEWVRVGFSAATGAQYQSHEILSWSFTSSLNYVQMEIK; this comes from the coding sequence ATGCAACTAAACAAGGCAAACTCATCAGATTCCTTTTCCTTCAGCTTCGACAACTTCAATCAAGAAGATGGAAGAAACCTAATCTTCCAAGGTGATTCAACCATTTCACCAACCAAGAACACACTCCATCTCACCAAGGTGAATAGTCAAGGCAACCCAGCTTCAAACTCCCTTGGAAGAGTCTTGCAATCAGCAGAACTACAGCTTTGGGACAAACCTACAAACCGACTCTCAGAATTTGATTGTCAATTCAGCTTCCTCCTCAAATCCCCGGTTTCCGAACCGGCCGACGGCTTGACCTTCTTCATCGCCCCCTCCAACACCACCGTACCGGCGCTTTCCCCCGGAGCTCTGTTAGGGATCTTTGATGCTCATAGCCATCTAAATCCTTCTCTAAACCAAATTGTTGCCGTTGAGTTCGACACCTTCTCCAATTATTGGGATCCAAGTTACCCGCATATTGGAATCGATGTCAACACCATTCAATCCGTCAAGACTGTGCAATGGGAGAGGAGAGAGGGTGAAACCGTAAATGTATTAGTTTCTTACACTTCTAGATCTCGAAAGCTAGAGGTCATTGCAAGTTACTCTAATGGTCAACGATTCGAGGTGTCTCATGTCGTTGACCTAAGGGATGTGCTTCCAGAATGGGTTAGGGTTGGATTCTCAGCTGCAACAGGAGCTCAATACCAATCGCATGAGATTCTATCATGGTCTTTCACTTCATCCTTGAACTACGTTCAAATGGAAATAAAATGA